Below is a genomic region from Hippea sp. KM1.
CACTTAGTTGAGCTTGCAGAAAAGCATATAGATGTTGTTATGCCCGGCTTTACCCATCTTCAGCACGCACAACCGGTCTTATTCTCGCATTACATACTCGCCTATTATGAGAAGTTCAAAAGGGACAGGGACAGATTCAGGGATACACTCAAAAGGATCGATGTGTTGCCGCTTGGCAGCGGGGCGTTAGCAGGCACAAGCTTTCCCATAGATAGAAAGTATGTGGCAGAACAGCTGGGTTTTTCAACCATATCGAGAAACTCCATGGATGCCGTATCGGATAGGGACTTTGCCATAGAGTTTCTATCAGATGTTGCTATATGCGCCATGCACGCCTCAAGGTTTGCCGAGGAGATGGTGATATTCTCCTCCCAGGAGTTTGATTTTGTCGAACTGCCCGATGAGTTCTGCACAGGCTCAAGCATAATGCCGCAGAAGAAAAACCCGGATGCTATGGAGCTGATCAGGGGTAAAACGGCAAGAACTTACGGCAATCTAATACAGATGCTGGTTTTAATGAAGGCTCTGCCATTAACATACAACAGGGATATGCAGGAGGATAAGGAGTCTCTCTTTGACTCGATTGACACAATAATGGGCATATTGGATGTGCTAAACGGCGTTATACCCAGGATTAAACCCAAAGTAGACTCATTACAGAAGGCGCTGGATAAAGGCTTTATAACAGCAACCGATTTAGCGGATTATTTGGCAAAAAAGGGTATGCCGTTCAGGGAGGCGCATAAGATCGTTGGTCAAATCGTGGCCTATGCTGAACAGAACAATAAAGAATTAAACGATATATCCATAGAGGAGCTAAAGTCGTTCTCGGATTTAATAGAAAACGATGTGCTTGATGTGCTCCATTACAAAAAGGCCGTAAACTCAAGAACGAGTTATGGTGGAACGGCAAGGGAGAATGTGATCAGGGTTATAGAGGAGATAAAAAAGGAGCTTACCGTTAGGAGTGATGGTAATACGGTTGAATGCCAGAGATGCGGCTATCCGGTTAAGGTTTACAGAAATCCGATTCCAACGGTTGATGTTATCATAAAGGTGGAAGGCAAGGTTGTTCTTATAAAGAGGAAGAATCCCCCATACGGATGGGCCATACCGGGCGGTTTTATAGATTACGGTGAGTCCGCCGAGGAGGCTGCCGTAAGGGAGGCCAAAGAGGAGACGGGGTTGGATGTTAAATTGGAGGGTATCTTAGGTGTCTATTCAGATCCGAACAGGGATCCCAGGCAGCACACCATAACAACGGTGTTTATAGCCACCGCATCAGGAAAACCGAGGGCCGGTGATGATGCAGAGGGCGTGGGCCTGTTTGATAGTAATAATCTGCCAGAGCCCATAGCGTTTGACCATAAGAAAATACTTAAAGACTTCTTTGAGAAACATAATGCCTGAAACCTTTGAATTAGAAAGCGTAAGCGGTATTAAAAAAAAAGTTCACCTAAAGAGCAAATGCCTATCCAACGACATAATAAGCGTAGGAAGCATAAAACTCTTTGAAGCAACCCGCCAGATACTGAAAAATAGAAACATACTAACCGAAAGCCAGATAAAAAATTTTCTATACCCGTCGCTTTCCCAGCTGTACAATCCGTTTCTTCTAAAGGATATGGATATTGCAATAAACAGAATTGCAAAAGCTGTGTATAGATCCGAAAAGATATTCATCGTGGGCGATTACGATACAGACGGTGTGACATCAACAAGTCTGTTATTGAGGTTTTTCAAAGAGATTGGCGTTGAGGCCAACTTTTACATACCAACCAGGGATGACGGATACGGTTTGAGTTTAGAGGCCATAAAGAAGGCGATAAAGGAGAAGGCGAAATTAATAATAACGGTCGATAACGGCATAACCAGCATAGATGAGGTGGAGTTTGCAAAGACCGTTGGCATAGATGTTATTATAACAGACCACCACGAGCCGCAGGATATATTGCCCAACGCATTTGCCGTGATCGATCCAAAGAGGAGGGATTCAAAATTCCCCTTCAAGGAGCTTTCAGGCGTCGGCGTTGCATTCAATCTCATCATGGCTTTAAGAAACAAACTAAGAAAAGACGGTTTCTTTAAGACAAGGAAAGAGCCAAACCTAAAGAAGTATCTGGATCTTGTGGCGCTTGGCACGCTGGCCGACATAGTTCCGCTCTTGGATGAGAATAGGGTGTGCGTAAAGATAGGGTTGTTTAACAAAAACCACTCCACCGTGGGGCTTGAGTTGTTGAAGAAGGTCTCAGGAATAGAGGGGTCTTTAACATCCAGACATGTGGGTTTTGTTATAGCTCCACGCATTAATGCGGCAGGCAGGCTATCTGATGCCTCTATAGTGGTGGATATGTTTTTAAAGGACGATGAGAAGGAGGCAGAGGCTATAGCGCTGAAGCTTGAAGAGATAAACAACCAGCGGAGGAAGCTCCAGCTTAAAATCATAAACGAGGTGGAAAAATACGCAAGGGACTTAGAAAATAGCGTCATTGTTGCAGCCAAAAAGGGGTGGCACAAGGGTGTAATAGGTATAGTGGCAAACGCCATAGCATACAAATTCAAAAAACCCACCATCATCATAAGCAAGGAGGAGCATGTCAGCATAGGCAGTGGAAGGAGCGTTGGCGAAATAGACCTGTTTTCGGCTATAAAGGAGACATCGGATATACTGGAGAGGTTTGGTGGCCATAAGATGGCTGTAGGCATCACCATAAAGAACAACAGGATAGAGGAGTTTTCCAAAAGGCTGGATGAGATCATATCAACGAGGTATTCAAGCGATGCAACATTAGCCAAATACGATGTCGATTGTGAGGTGCTTCTATCCATATTCAACAGGAAGTTTGTTGAGGAGCTTTCTTTACTTGAGCCTTACGGGCCGCTAAATGAGGAACCGCTATTTTTAGCCAGGAATGTTTTGGTTAAAGAGGAGACAACCATCCTGGGCAAATACCCCAAATACCTCCTTGATGATGGAACATCATACCTGTGGATGGTTAGCTTTGACGATGTAAGGCTAAAGGTGGGCAATATATACGATGTGGTGTTTTCTGCTTACATGAAGAACGGTTATATGTCGTTTAGTTTAAAAGACGCCTTTTATGTATACTAAGGAGGAAACGGTGAGATTATCAGAGAATGCTTTGGTGGTTTTAAAGAGCAGATACCTGCAAAAAGACACAGACGGCAACATTATAGAGACACCAGAACAGCTAATCGAGAGGGTGGCCTCTGCCATAGCAAAAGCCGATGAGAATTACGGTTCAAGCAAGGATGAGGTATCCAAAACCAGGGACGGTTTTATCCAGATTATGTCTGAGTTGAAATTTCTGCCCAACACGCCCACACTGGTTAATGCAGGCAGGCCGCTTGGTCAGCTTTCGGCCTGTTTTGTTCTGCCTATAGATGACAGCATGGAAAGCATATTCGATGCCGTAAAGGCCACAGCCTTGATACATAAATCCGGTGGCGGCACGGGTTTTTCTTTCTCAAGACTCAGGCCGAAAAACGACATAGTCTCATCGACAATGGGCGTCTCCAGCGGTCCTGTATCCTTCATGAAGGTGTTTGACTGCGCAACCGAAGCTATTAAGCAGGGTGGTGTAAGGCGAGGGGCAAACATGGGCATACTAAGGGTTGACCACCCCGACATACTGGATTTTATACACTGTAAGGATAGGGAAGGGGAGTTTTCCAATTTCAACATATCCGTTGCCATTACGGATAAGTTCCTAAAGGCCTTGGAAAACGACGAGGAGTATGACCTCATAAACCCCAGAAACAACGAGATTGCGGGCAGGCTAAAGGCCTCGTTTGTCTGGGATGAGATAGCAAAAAGCGCACACAAAAGCGGTGAGCCGGGCATTATATTCATTGACAGGATAAATCAGAAACACCCCCTATCCAGCGAGGTGGGAGAGATAGAAAGCACCAACCCCTGCGGTGAGCAGCCGCTCCTGCCTTATGAGAGCTGCAATTTGGGCTCTATAAACTTGGGTAAATTCGTAAAGGGTAAAAAGATCGACTGGGACGATCTAAAAGAAACCGTTATAACGGCTGTGCATTTTCTTGACAATGTAATAGATGTAAATAAATACCCCTTGGACAAGATAGAGGAGAATACAAAGAAGAACAGGAAGATTGGCCTTGGCGTAATGGGCTTTGCAGATATGCTCATAGACTTAGGCATACCGTATGATTCAGAGGATGCCGTAAAGCTGGCAGAGGAGGTCATGGACTTTATACAGAAAACATCCAAGGAGGCATCCAGCGAGCTGGCCAAAAAGAGGGGCAATTTCCCCAATTACAAATACAGCGTATATGCAAAAGAAGGTATACCGATGAGGAATGCCACAACAACGACCATCGCACCCACAGGCTCAATCTCCATGATAGCCGACGCCTCAAGCGGTATAGAACCCATATTTGCACTGGCCTATTACAAGCAGGTGTTAGATGGAAAAAGGCTTCCGTATGTCTATGAGAGGTTGTTCAATATCCTAAAGGAGAAGGGCATCTATACAGATAAGCTTGCAGAGAGGATAATCGACAACAGGGGAAGCCTGAAGGGAATAGACGATATACCAGAAGAAATAAGAAGGATATTTGTCACGGCTATGGACATATCATATAAAGCCCACATAGACATACAGGCGGCTTTCCAGAAATATACAGACAATGCCGTCTCAAAAACAATCAACATGCCAAACTCAGCCACGGTTGGCGATGTAAAAGAGGCATACAACTATGCATACAAAAACGGCCTTAAGGGCATAACGGTTTACAGGGACGGTTCAAGACAGGAGCAGGTTTTGGTTGTGGCCAAAAAAGAGGACAAAAAGCCAGCAACAGGCTTTACAAGGCCCGTCGTATTAAACGGATTTACAGAGAAAGTCAAAACATCCAGGGGAACCCTCTATGTAACGATAAACACGGTAAACGACGACCCGATAGAGGTCTTTGCAAATATAGGCAAATCCGGCGGTGATATATCCGCCTTAAGTGAAGCCATAGGAAGGTTGATTTCCATAGCGCTTCAAAACGGCGTTCCCGTTAAAAACATCGTAAACACGCTAATAAGCATCACAGGCGCACAACCCATATGGAGCAACGGCAGGCTCATTAAATCGGTGCCCGATGCCATAGCTCAGGTTTTGAGGGATCACTTCTTAAGAAACGGTAAGCAGAAGGAGGAGCCCAAGGTAATCGTCGGTGAAGAGTGTCCTGAGTGCGGCTCACCCTTGGAGATAGTCGAAGGATGTGCTGTCTGCAGGAACTGCGGATACTCAAGGTGCGGCTAAGGAGGGGTTATGGATTTAGAAAAGGAAGTCCAAAGGCAATTTGAGGTTATAAAGAGAGGAACAGCTGAAATCATAGACGAAGAGGAATTGAAAGAGAAGCTTAGGGACAGCATAAAGAACAACAAACCTTTGAAGGTAAAGGCCGGTTTTGACCCCACTGCACCGGATCTGCATCTTGGTCATACCGTCTTGATTCAGAAGCTTAAGCAGTTTCAGGATTTGGGTCATGAGGTCTATTTCCTAATCGGTGATTTTACCGGAATGATAGGGGATCCAACGGGAAAAAGCGAAACAAGAAAAGCCCTAAGTAAGGAAGAGGTTGAAAAAAACGCACAAACATACAAGGAGCAGATATTCAAGATACTCGATAAGGACAAGACCAAGGTCGTATACAACTCCCAATGGTGTTCAAAACTCAACGCAGTCGATATGATAAAGCTGGCATCGACCATGACTGTTGCCAGAATGCTCGAAAGGGACGACTTCTCAAAGAGGTTCAATTCAAACAAACCCATATCCATACACGAATTCCTATACCCCCTGCTTCAGGGGTATGACTCTGTGGCCTTAGAGGCCGATGTTGAGCTTGGCGGAACAGATCAAAAGTTTAACCTCTTGGTTGGAAGGCATTTGCAAAAACTCCAGGGTCAGAGGCCGCAAACGGTTATCATGATGCCCATACTGGAGGGCCTTGATGGCGTTCAGAAGATGAGTAAATCGTTGGGCAATTATGTCGGCATTACGGATCAACCAAACGACATGTATGGTAAGATCATGTCCATATCGGATGATTTGATGTGGAGATATTACGAGCTATTAAGCGACAGGGATCTTGAGGAAATCAACCAGATGAAGGAGGATGCAAAATCCGGCAGGCTGCATCCAAAAAAAGCCAAAGAGATGCTGGCATTTGAGATAACCAGGCGCTTCCACGGACAAAAAAAGGCCGAGGAGGCAGCTGCGTTCTTTGAGGAGCTGTTTAAAAAGAAAGAGATACCTGAAGAGATAGAGAAGATAGAGTTTGATACAGAAGAGCAAGAGGTGTGGATATGCCACCTGCTTAAGGGAATAGGCTTTGTTAAAAGCTCATCAGAGGCAAGGAGAATGATAAAATCCAATGCCGTTTCTATAGACTCAAAGAAGATAACAGATGAGAACCTAAAACTCCAAAAGGGCGACTATGTTATAAAGGTGGGTAAGAAAAAAATTGCAAGGGTGAGTGTAAAATAATGTTGATTGCGGTTGATATAGGCAATACGAATATAGTAATAGGCGTGTTTTTAAGGGACAGGTTTCTAAATTTCAGGCTCAGCACAAGCCTAAAACTAACGCAGGATGAATACTGCATAAACCTATACAACCTATTCAACCTGTATGGATTGAACGAAAAGGCCAGGGGAGCGGTCGTCTCCTCGGTTGTGCCCCAAATAACGCCCAGGATGACCAACGCCATAAAAACCGTATTCAACATACAGCCGTTGGAGGTCGGGCCTGGCATAAAGACGGGTATGCCTATAAAATACCACAACCCTTCAGAGGTTGGCGCAGACAGGATCGTCAATGCCGTAGGTGCCTATGAGGAA
It encodes:
- the argH gene encoding argininosuccinate lyase; this encodes MKNKKLWGGRFSSSTDSVMEAFSESISFDKRLYEYDIAGSIAHAQMLAKHGIIKDEEADKIIEGLRKIKRMIDEGEFEFRIEDEDIHMNIERKLIELIGKVGGKLHTARSRNDQIALDIRLFLRDATIEIIDKLTGILKHLVELAEKHIDVVMPGFTHLQHAQPVLFSHYILAYYEKFKRDRDRFRDTLKRIDVLPLGSGALAGTSFPIDRKYVAEQLGFSTISRNSMDAVSDRDFAIEFLSDVAICAMHASRFAEEMVIFSSQEFDFVELPDEFCTGSSIMPQKKNPDAMELIRGKTARTYGNLIQMLVLMKALPLTYNRDMQEDKESLFDSIDTIMGILDVLNGVIPRIKPKVDSLQKALDKGFITATDLADYLAKKGMPFREAHKIVGQIVAYAEQNNKELNDISIEELKSFSDLIENDVLDVLHYKKAVNSRTSYGGTARENVIRVIEEIKKELTVRSDGNTVECQRCGYPVKVYRNPIPTVDVIIKVEGKVVLIKRKNPPYGWAIPGGFIDYGESAEEAAVREAKEETGLDVKLEGILGVYSDPNRDPRQHTITTVFIATASGKPRAGDDAEGVGLFDSNNLPEPIAFDHKKILKDFFEKHNA
- the recJ gene encoding single-stranded-DNA-specific exonuclease RecJ; the encoded protein is MPETFELESVSGIKKKVHLKSKCLSNDIISVGSIKLFEATRQILKNRNILTESQIKNFLYPSLSQLYNPFLLKDMDIAINRIAKAVYRSEKIFIVGDYDTDGVTSTSLLLRFFKEIGVEANFYIPTRDDGYGLSLEAIKKAIKEKAKLIITVDNGITSIDEVEFAKTVGIDVIITDHHEPQDILPNAFAVIDPKRRDSKFPFKELSGVGVAFNLIMALRNKLRKDGFFKTRKEPNLKKYLDLVALGTLADIVPLLDENRVCVKIGLFNKNHSTVGLELLKKVSGIEGSLTSRHVGFVIAPRINAAGRLSDASIVVDMFLKDDEKEAEAIALKLEEINNQRRKLQLKIINEVEKYARDLENSVIVAAKKGWHKGVIGIVANAIAYKFKKPTIIISKEEHVSIGSGRSVGEIDLFSAIKETSDILERFGGHKMAVGITIKNNRIEEFSKRLDEIISTRYSSDATLAKYDVDCEVLLSIFNRKFVEELSLLEPYGPLNEEPLFLARNVLVKEETTILGKYPKYLLDDGTSYLWMVSFDDVRLKVGNIYDVVFSAYMKNGYMSFSLKDAFYVY
- a CDS encoding vitamin B12-dependent ribonucleotide reductase, giving the protein MYTKEETVRLSENALVVLKSRYLQKDTDGNIIETPEQLIERVASAIAKADENYGSSKDEVSKTRDGFIQIMSELKFLPNTPTLVNAGRPLGQLSACFVLPIDDSMESIFDAVKATALIHKSGGGTGFSFSRLRPKNDIVSSTMGVSSGPVSFMKVFDCATEAIKQGGVRRGANMGILRVDHPDILDFIHCKDREGEFSNFNISVAITDKFLKALENDEEYDLINPRNNEIAGRLKASFVWDEIAKSAHKSGEPGIIFIDRINQKHPLSSEVGEIESTNPCGEQPLLPYESCNLGSINLGKFVKGKKIDWDDLKETVITAVHFLDNVIDVNKYPLDKIEENTKKNRKIGLGVMGFADMLIDLGIPYDSEDAVKLAEEVMDFIQKTSKEASSELAKKRGNFPNYKYSVYAKEGIPMRNATTTTIAPTGSISMIADASSGIEPIFALAYYKQVLDGKRLPYVYERLFNILKEKGIYTDKLAERIIDNRGSLKGIDDIPEEIRRIFVTAMDISYKAHIDIQAAFQKYTDNAVSKTINMPNSATVGDVKEAYNYAYKNGLKGITVYRDGSRQEQVLVVAKKEDKKPATGFTRPVVLNGFTEKVKTSRGTLYVTINTVNDDPIEVFANIGKSGGDISALSEAIGRLISIALQNGVPVKNIVNTLISITGAQPIWSNGRLIKSVPDAIAQVLRDHFLRNGKQKEEPKVIVGEECPECGSPLEIVEGCAVCRNCGYSRCG
- the tyrS gene encoding tyrosine--tRNA ligase codes for the protein MDLEKEVQRQFEVIKRGTAEIIDEEELKEKLRDSIKNNKPLKVKAGFDPTAPDLHLGHTVLIQKLKQFQDLGHEVYFLIGDFTGMIGDPTGKSETRKALSKEEVEKNAQTYKEQIFKILDKDKTKVVYNSQWCSKLNAVDMIKLASTMTVARMLERDDFSKRFNSNKPISIHEFLYPLLQGYDSVALEADVELGGTDQKFNLLVGRHLQKLQGQRPQTVIMMPILEGLDGVQKMSKSLGNYVGITDQPNDMYGKIMSISDDLMWRYYELLSDRDLEEINQMKEDAKSGRLHPKKAKEMLAFEITRRFHGQKKAEEAAAFFEELFKKKEIPEEIEKIEFDTEEQEVWICHLLKGIGFVKSSSEARRMIKSNAVSIDSKKITDENLKLQKGDYVIKVGKKKIARVSVK